AACATTTATAACCTGTTCGGTACTTATTCTGCTCAGTTTCGGAATCGGTATAAACGAATATTCCGGTATGGTTGAGCAACACAACACGGCGCAGAACCTTCTGAAATCGGAAATGTCGCAGGCGCGATCCTGGATGGGTCTCTCCTCCAAAGCATTCCGGCCGCCTGATCCTATGCAGATCTTCTCTTCGGGTGTAAATTACGATATAGGACGCTATTCGCTTGTAAACAGCAGGTTTGATGTTAAGCTTCAGAACAGTGTATACTCCGACGATCCGATCTTTGCAATTTTCCGCTATTTTGATTTCACATTTGTAGTTACGATTGTCTTTTCCCTCTTTGCAATCCTTTTCACTTTTAATACAATAAACGGGGAACGCGAAGGGGGTACTATGCGGCTGGTCTTTTCGAACTCTGTCCCCCGCTCTACATATATTACCGCAAAATTCATCGGTTCGTGGCTCGGACTTGTTGTTCCGCTTCTGCTGCCGATTCTAATAGGTCTTTTAATAGTTGTTCTTCTTAATGTTCCATTAACATCTGGTCACTGGTTAAAGATTACTTTATTGATACTGATATCTGTTCTTTACCTGACATTTTTCATCGCATTCGGAATTTTTATTTCATCTGTAACAAAATATTCCTCCGTTTCCTTTTTGATTCTGCTTGTAGCGTGGATTGCATTTGTGTTCATAGTACCGCGCGCGGGTGTAATGACAGCTTCACAATTTATTAATGTCCCGACAATAGCAGAACTTGAGAGTCAGAAGGATGCATTCTCCAAAGCCGCATGGGAAAAACATTTTAGAGAGATGGAGCCGGTCTGGCGGGAAAGGAATCAGGCTATGGCCGGGATGAGCCAGGCCGAACAGGAGGCCTTCAGAGAGGAGAACGAATATAAATGGTTTGAAGAGGATGACAGGATGAGAAACAATGTTCAGAAGGAGATAACCGATTACTCTTTCAAACTGAATGAAGAGGTAAGAAACAAGCGTAATATGCTGGAGAATCTCGGTTTGAATTTTTCAAGGATTTCTCCCGCGTCATGTTACCAGCTGGCATCTATGAATCTTGCGGGGACGAATATCGATCTGAAAACCAGATTTGAAAAGCAGATCGAAGATTACAGGCACAATTTCAGAGAATATACAGAGAAGAAACAGAAGGAGAGCGGAGGACAATCCGGTATGTTCCGGATCTCTCTCGATTCGCGATCCGGTGTTAAGATAGGTGCCGGCAGGGAGGAAAGTTCTCTCGATCTGAGTGAATTACCAAAATTTATTGAGCCGCAATACACTTTTACGCAGGCATTTTCACCCGCTATAATCGATGTAGGAATAATCATCCTGTTCACATTAATCGCTTATGCCGGTGCTTACATGGCATTCTCGAAATATGATCTTCGTTAACTGCCTTCCGTTAGGCAAAAGGGTTAGGGGCTGTTTTTAGAGGCAGCCTCTTTCCCATTTTGAACCGGAACAGACCTGCGCCGTCTAAAATCATAAAAAAAATCATGACTAAGTTTTTACTCTGGCTGATCCTTCTTTTAATCTGCTGGCCTCTGGCTATAGCAGCTTTATTCCTTTATCCGTTAATCTGGCTTATACTGCTGCCATTTAAACTTGCCGGAATTGCAGTAGAGGGAGTATTCGGATTAATAAAAGCGCTCTTTACACTCCCAGCAAGAATAATAAAACGAATTTAAGTTAAATCAGGATTTCTCAGGCGCCCACTCTTTCAGAAATTCGAGAATCTTTTCCCTGCTGTAGGATTTATCCTTTTCCAGAAGCCCTGTATCCTGTGAATGGAGAAACTTACCGTCCTTTTCAAGTACGAACATGTGGGGATATCCATTAATCTTCGGGAACTGTGAGAGGAATTTTTCGTTTTTATTTTCAGGACTGAAGTTCACTTTAATTACAATATAATTCCCGGTCAAAAAATTTTTTATTTCTTCATCACTGTCAATAAAAGCATCAAGTCTGTGGCACCAGATACACCACTCCCCGCCTACATCCAGAATAATTCTTTTATTTTCCTTAGCGGCTTTTTCAACTGCGGTTTTCAGATCACTGAATGGATCTTTCGAGGGATCGAATTTTTCCCTTTTCGATTCCGTATTGGATTGAGCAATCAACGATGTTGCGTAGAGAAAGATTATTAAAAGCGGAAAAAGAGCGGATTTTTTCATGTCCGGATACCTCATGTAATTTTTAATTAGAGCAAAAAATCATTACGGTGAATTTATTTAACGGCAAATATATATATTGTTAGGGAAGAAAATCAGGCCTGAATTATCGAAAAATGGAGAAGCGTAATCAATTAAAATATCTGATCTCTCTCGTTGATGACGATACATCTGAGGTACGGGACGAGGTTTTGAAAGAGCTGGGAAGCTACGGAATGTCTCTGGAAGAGGACATTCAGGAGTACTCCAATATCCTGACAGACCAGCGGTTAAATCTTATTCAGCCTCTGATTGATCAGAACAGGAGAATCCAGCTAAAACAATACTGGGGAACATGGATTAATACTCCGGACGAGATAGAGAAGATAGAAAGGGCTCTAACACTTATTTCCTGTTTTCATTACGGATTCCGGGATCTTTACGAGCTGCCGAATCTACTGGAGGACCTCTCCGAGGAATTTCTGATAAAGCGGCCTTACGGCGACGAGCTCGATCTTGCAAACTTCCTTTTTCAGGAAAAGGGATTGAGAGGGGCTAAGGAGAATTATTACAATCCGTTCCACAGCAATCCTCTCTACACAATTAAAGAGAAAAAAGGATTGCCGATTACGCTTGCTGTAATTTACATATTAACAGGAAACCGTCTGGGATACGAAATAAAAGGATGCAATTTCCCGGGCCACTTCCTTGCAAA
This Melioribacteraceae bacterium DNA region includes the following protein-coding sequences:
- a CDS encoding ABC transporter permease subunit, whose amino-acid sequence is MLRLLIEKELKNIIQSPKFVATFITCSVLILLSFGIGINEYSGMVEQHNTAQNLLKSEMSQARSWMGLSSKAFRPPDPMQIFSSGVNYDIGRYSLVNSRFDVKLQNSVYSDDPIFAIFRYFDFTFVVTIVFSLFAILFTFNTINGEREGGTMRLVFSNSVPRSTYITAKFIGSWLGLVVPLLLPILIGLLIVVLLNVPLTSGHWLKITLLILISVLYLTFFIAFGIFISSVTKYSSVSFLILLVAWIAFVFIVPRAGVMTASQFINVPTIAELESQKDAFSKAAWEKHFREMEPVWRERNQAMAGMSQAEQEAFREENEYKWFEEDDRMRNNVQKEITDYSFKLNEEVRNKRNMLENLGLNFSRISPASCYQLASMNLAGTNIDLKTRFEKQIEDYRHNFREYTEKKQKESGGQSGMFRISLDSRSGVKIGAGREESSLDLSELPKFIEPQYTFTQAFSPAIIDVGIIILFTLIAYAGAYMAFSKYDLR
- a CDS encoding thioredoxin family protein, yielding MKKSALFPLLIIFLYATSLIAQSNTESKREKFDPSKDPFSDLKTAVEKAAKENKRIILDVGGEWCIWCHRLDAFIDSDEEIKNFLTGNYIVIKVNFSPENKNEKFLSQFPKINGYPHMFVLEKDGKFLHSQDTGLLEKDKSYSREKILEFLKEWAPEKS
- a CDS encoding transglutaminase family protein; the protein is MEKRNQLKYLISLVDDDTSEVRDEVLKELGSYGMSLEEDIQEYSNILTDQRLNLIQPLIDQNRRIQLKQYWGTWINTPDEIEKIERALTLISCFHYGFRDLYELPNLLEDLSEEFLIKRPYGDELDLANFLFQEKGLRGAKENYYNPFHSNPLYTIKEKKGLPITLAVIYILTGNRLGYEIKGCNFPGHFLAKFRSEKEIILVDCFNGGKFFYEKDLELSIPDSKENLEKIIRENASANDIVRRVLKNLIGAYSFINDSDNLNFFKELLAATPR